A genomic segment from uncultured Marinifilum sp. encodes:
- a CDS encoding CPBP family intramembrane glutamic endopeptidase → MLKGSFRQYSSFAQLILSLIIVLGSFLLTMFAGTVLAYFIYGVNIFTDTQSVDIYNDTVNISLLKFYQSVYSIGMFIIPPFIIAYLLHHKVKEYLYLQQKTKLRNIILATIIIVVSLPMINFLAEINSHLHLPDFMLPIENWMKDSEEQAKVVIEKFLVMKSLPDLLVNLLVIAVIPALGEELLFRGVIQGIFSKITKNVHWGIVITAFLFAALHMQFFGLLPRMVMGILFGYLLIWSKSLWVPIIAHLVNNGLAVLAKYFIGNGNLPKEIETVGANDNFFVPGILSIIFVLILMTYFFRTCKRQN, encoded by the coding sequence ATGTTAAAAGGATCTTTCAGACAATATTCTTCCTTTGCTCAATTAATTTTAAGTTTAATTATTGTGTTAGGATCTTTCTTGCTTACTATGTTTGCGGGAACTGTTTTGGCTTATTTTATTTACGGTGTAAATATTTTTACCGACACTCAATCTGTTGATATTTATAATGATACGGTAAATATTTCGCTTCTTAAATTTTATCAATCGGTATATTCAATTGGTATGTTTATTATACCACCATTTATTATTGCCTATTTGCTTCATCATAAGGTAAAAGAGTATTTGTATTTACAGCAAAAAACCAAATTAAGAAATATTATTTTAGCTACAATTATCATAGTTGTGTCGCTTCCAATGATTAATTTTTTAGCCGAAATTAATTCTCACTTACATTTACCCGATTTTATGCTGCCAATCGAGAACTGGATGAAAGATAGTGAGGAGCAAGCTAAAGTAGTAATTGAGAAATTTTTAGTAATGAAATCTTTACCCGATTTATTGGTAAATCTTTTGGTAATTGCTGTTATTCCGGCATTAGGTGAAGAGCTTTTATTTAGAGGTGTTATTCAGGGAATTTTTTCTAAAATTACCAAAAATGTTCATTGGGGAATTGTAATTACAGCCTTTTTATTTGCCGCTTTACACATGCAATTTTTTGGCCTTTTACCGCGAATGGTAATGGGTATTCTTTTTGGATATCTTTTAATTTGGTCTAAAAGTTTGTGGGTGCCAATTATTGCTCATTTAGTGAATAACGGACTGGCAGTTTTGGCAAAATATTTTATAGGCAATGGCAATTTACCTAAAGAGATAGAAACGGTTGGAGCAAACGATAACTTTTTTGTACCAGGAATCTTGTCTATTATTTTTGTGTTAATTCTGATGACTTATTTCTTTAGAACTTGTAAAAGGCAAAATTAA
- a CDS encoding energy transducer TonB: MHKILFALILILFPVVCVAQNDTIVYFKNHKPLPTKEGADFRVTVKKKNNKTSIMVEDIYSNGEWENLVNRSIKLKDDNSYLVKYENKSFTRKFNKITGGYLVEDYNYKGELWKKGIATNLFPLIKHGQWTSYTDDIITEVNSYKNGVLIKSFITDNKKHYWPNNTYANADTLARYKESLLDLSKDIVRFVKYPESCAKKGIGGCVLILFAISEQGEPCDISIFRGVHSELNKAAAMAVQQCKAWKPAIKNGLPVKLYTIVPVNFKLN, encoded by the coding sequence ATGCATAAGATATTATTTGCCCTCATACTTATATTATTTCCAGTTGTTTGTGTAGCTCAAAACGATACAATTGTTTATTTTAAAAATCATAAACCATTACCAACGAAAGAAGGTGCAGACTTTCGTGTTACTGTAAAGAAAAAAAATAATAAAACTTCGATTATGGTCGAAGATATATATAGTAATGGAGAGTGGGAAAATCTAGTTAATCGCAGCATTAAATTAAAGGATGATAATTCATATCTTGTTAAATATGAGAATAAATCCTTTACTCGAAAATTTAATAAAATTACTGGTGGATATTTGGTTGAAGATTACAATTACAAGGGTGAACTATGGAAAAAGGGTATTGCTACTAATTTATTTCCTTTAATTAAGCATGGACAATGGACTAGTTATACCGATGATATTATTACAGAAGTTAATTCATATAAGAATGGTGTTTTAATTAAATCGTTTATTACCGATAATAAAAAGCATTATTGGCCTAATAATACTTATGCTAATGCAGATACTTTAGCTCGATATAAGGAAAGTCTGCTCGATTTATCAAAAGATATAGTCAGGTTTGTAAAATATCCCGAATCTTGTGCTAAAAAAGGAATTGGAGGATGTGTTTTGATTCTTTTTGCAATATCTGAACAAGGAGAGCCTTGCGATATTAGTATTTTTAGAGGTGTTCATTCAGAATTAAATAAAGCTGCGGCTATGGCAGTGCAACAATGTAAAGCTTGGAAACCTGCAATAAAAAATGGATTACCCGTAAAATTATATACAATTGTTCCTGTCAATTTTAAATTGAATTAG
- a CDS encoding septal ring lytic transglycosylase RlpA family protein has translation MKSIYLSIGFVLLSLFVKSQVIKCACQNGKASYYSDYLEGHKTASGEIFHQNKFTAAHPSLSFGTWVKVLNLTNKKSVIVRINDRGPFVKARIIDLSKSAAKHMGNINKGVFMVSIQVHKKDTCYISIDKKRIQRLEYQINI, from the coding sequence ATGAAATCGATTTATTTAAGTATAGGCTTTGTTTTATTGAGTTTATTTGTAAAATCACAAGTAATAAAGTGTGCTTGCCAAAACGGAAAAGCCAGTTATTACTCAGATTATTTGGAAGGGCATAAAACAGCATCGGGAGAAATATTTCATCAAAACAAGTTTACTGCAGCTCATCCAAGCCTTTCTTTTGGCACTTGGGTAAAAGTGCTTAATTTAACTAATAAAAAGTCTGTAATCGTCCGTATTAACGATCGTGGTCCATTTGTTAAAGCACGTATTATCGATTTATCAAAATCAGCAGCAAAACACATGGGAAATATTAATAAAGGGGTATTTATGGTTTCCATTCAAGTGCATAAAAAGGATACCTGCTACATTTCCATAGATAAGAAGCGAATTCAACGCTTAGAATATCAAATTAATATTTAA